A single genomic interval of Symphalangus syndactylus isolate Jambi chromosome 18, NHGRI_mSymSyn1-v2.1_pri, whole genome shotgun sequence harbors:
- the MB gene encoding myoglobin isoform X3 produces the protein MAGYGTSQPTITLFKGHPETLEKFDKFKHLKSEDEMKASEDLKKHGATVLTALGGILKKKGHHEAEIKPLAQSHATKHKIPVKYLEFISECIIQVLQSKHPGDFGADAQGAMNKALELFRKDMASNYKELGFQG, from the exons GCTCTTTAAGGGTCACCCAGAGACTCTGGAGAAGTTTGACAAGTTCAAGCACCTGAAGTCAGAGGACGAGATGAAGGCGTCTGAGGACCTAAAGAAGCATGGTGCCACTGTGCTCACTGCCCTGGGGGGCATCCTTAAGAAGAAGGGGCATCATGAGGCAGAGATTAAGCCCCTGGCACAGTCGCATGCCACCAAGCACAAGATCCCCGTGAAGTACCTGGAG TTCATCTCGGAATGCATCATCCAGGTTCTGCAGAGCAAGCATCCCGGGGACTTTGGTGCTGATGCCCAGGGGGCCATGAACAAGGCCCTGGAGCTGTTCCGGAAGGACATGGCCTCCAACTACAAGGAGCTGGGCTTCCAGGGCTAG